ATGCAAGTTCTCAACAAATAGAAACGGtaaaacataaagaaaagaGGGATGATGGTTCCAAATATGGAAACAAAAGCAATCCAAAACGCCAGGAATTccagaaagaataaaaattttatagtacTATCTATTCACATGGTAATAAAAGTCTGGCATCATTCCTCTTTCGGTATTGATTCAGGATGGTGATAGAATAATACAGGTTTATAACCAACCACTATAACCTTACTCTGTCACAAGGAACATACATGGGAGTGAACTTCTATTCAGACATAAAACTGTACCAAAGTTCATCAGGAGCTTTCATTCATAAAACTGTAACTTTCTTGTGATAAAACATGGACGACGGGAAGCTGATTTCTTAAAGCACTTAAACACAGAGAAGCACGACACTGAAAGTAAAGTAATAATGGCACGAATTCAAATTCTCATATCACTTTTACATTTTTCGGAATGTAGAAGCAACATTTGATTCTCTAGAGATATTAAGCATTCTGTGGTCCTGGATAACCGAAGTAAATAAGAGCAAAGACCCAGTGAATGAAACCTTGACTGTTTTTCAATATGATGGAACTTGTTGATTCTGAAATTCTACGGTCCACAATAATGAAGTCTCCATACAATTCTGGCTTGAAAGCATCTTCTCCTTGATTTTTTATCTCAACTTGAACAAGTGCATGGCTGCAAATGAGTAAGAGTAAACCATCTTATCCAGAAACATGGAGAAAAAGAGGCTTATCAcacaatttaataataaatcatgcaaaaagtaatttaccaACTGAATTCCAGCAAAATGATGTTTAAGGAAATGTAAAAGATAAGTAGCCCGTTGTAAAGACTGAGATGCATGATAGGCATAAAATAACTCAAAGGTGTTCCATGAGTTTTCCACTAGGGGGTCACCCATCAATTTCACTTGTTAGACAGGTGAAACAAAGGGACTAAATTAGAGAAGAAGATCAAAAAGCAACTTGGAAAAAGATGATGAAAAGATAACTTTCAATTCAAACAAGCAAGTGATTTCATGACACCAACATCTTCCCTAGCATGATGTGTGAGCTTGAAAAGGATATTTCATTCAGCCAACACCCTgtagaagaaagagaaatatgGAATTGAATCGTTAACGAAGGAAGAATACACATAAACTAGCAAGTTCACTGATGCACACACATGCAATGCTTTTTCAAGCAAAACcttaatttcaaacttttgatGCATTCTAAACATAAATCTCTAACTTTATAACAAACCAACCATCCTAAAATACTTATGGTATTTTTTGTCTGACATAAAACCAAACCTGCAGCCAGTctttataaaatctttcattgTATTTGCTCTTTGCGTGCCACGAGCCCGGCTCCCAAATGCTACACAGAGCGCCGTCAATATAGCACTTTTCCCACCTACACATGAAACAATTCCTATAAAGattacaattgaaataaagaaaaaaagagcatATATACATAAGCATAATCCAAGAACAGGGGAGAGTGCATTCGTGGgcttgagagagagagagagagagaatggaGAGCTCACTTCCATTTTGACCAGTGACAAAATTGACCCAGTCGCCAAGCTCGATTTCGAGATTGCTGTGGCACATGAAATTTTCTAGGCGGATTCTGGATATGATACCGGCTTGCGGACGGTTCGGGACATGGGTTGGACCGGTAGAAACCCTAGGATCCGCCATTGAAGCTGTGAAGCTTCAGGCTTTTGGGGCCTTAGTTTTGCTCTTGAGGGAGAAGAAGAAACGAGCGTGACGAAGAAAAGCAAGAGAATTTGGTGGGGCTCCCTCTGCTTCTCTCTTGGCGCGTAGCAGCGACTGACTGAGAGGCTACAGAGCACTCACTCAGTCACTCTGGGGGAGAATGGGCGGGAACAAATATTTAAGGCCGTGTTTGGCAATGTTGGTTACCTGCTATTAGAAAATTTCATTCCAAAAGattaactaaaaatcataaaaatatataatttatacccATATAACATTACAATACGTTGATTATTGcgtaattacataaaactcCCGTTGTTATGCAAAATTAACTGAAAACTccctttattaataaaataagcaaaaagagttgtgtattttttaaaataatgcacACAATCCCCCACcgtttgttttctttaacgtgttaaaattttgttctttttttaatatattcttattttaaaagtcattgatttttaatgataaaaatatataaactgtataagtatataaatatattttttatttacacatatacataattatatatctatgaTATATAATGTGTGCATACATATACAAGCGAAGCAGCATCGATAAATGATCGTTGCTTCAGTGGTGACGACAATCTCTGAGTGATGGTAATGTTACCCATGCAACATAAGGGTGCAATCCCTCACCAGAAGATACTCGTCACCGTCGCAGGTCCTAATTTGTGGTTGTCGACAGTCGACTCCAGGGTTAGAGgcggaagaaaaaaaaaaagagaaaaaaattcacattattttctaacaataaaaattgaattaaaaaatattatattttatttacatataagtttaattttttatgttgaatacatataatgataaatttgatttaaatattatttatagtaaataatataattaaaaaaaaacttttttggtattttgatattaaattgatatactctgtaaataaatacaaactattaaaatatatttaacttaaataataattttaatttagttaataatatacaattattacctaacatcaaattaaaagcttttatttaatttctatttttttaatgataaagtGTAATGTTGGTCTAAATggggtatttttgtcatttcccACTgcatttattgttaaaaattaagaagacAATATTAATACTCGCACAACTACCAAGTTTAGTACATTGTGcgtatttcatatttttcattaagaCTAAAATGGGGCTTTTTTTGGGATTTACATAACACATAGAGTTTTTTTACCTAtttcaattatacaataaagtTTTTAGCTAATTTTACATAACATGGgggttttgtgtaattatatcttCATTGTTCATACATGTTTtgagatgtatatatatttcttctcaTCCAAAAATAATCCTTAATGTATTTGCATTAAAGTAaaacctttataaattaataaactctttaaaataataaaatcttcttgacccgacttgggcctttgtaaaaaatcatcaaattcgataagataataattttttaaaaaatttctttataaatattaggtcccattaagactctaaattaataattcattaatattacatttataaatatattatgataacttgctaaaatatgaagtctgtaatgctttacgcatttgatcattcatggatgattttgtgATGCCTTTTAtatgagaagacatggttaggtgttataaattattttattttcatattgagatttatatagtatatgtttcattcatcatgcatgaatatatttaattggctataatagttatttatgtGCAACGAATTAAcataaacatgtatatttaagtaattccaatgaattgatacatgcgttatgaatataatagttaattgtatacaatgaattgatattatacatgaatatatttaattagttacaaataATTGATTGATGTATGAATACAATCAATGttacatatatgaattcatatattttcaatacatatgtactaaatttgctgaatttaaaaagtctctttttaattaataaaatattaatttattaataaattgatatctctttaaattaataaaattttatggtccaaaaattattaatttatagagattttACTGTATTTTCCTAGGTGATACCAAATAACCATGACATTCtctaattatgttaattatattagacTATATAATTGCACATATATGTGCTACAATATTCAGGACGACATCACGATAAAAGTGTTGTTCATAATTATCATTCtcggaatatatatataaaatctaaaatgttataaaaataaggtcactgaaaatatacataacacctaaattaaaaattccaCAGTGACgtgagtttaaatttttaaaagctatttaaaatttggacaTGCTTAGTTAAGTTAAGAATACAGTTGTGTGTCTTGTACGAAAATAATAAGTGAGAACAACATTGGGAAAACTAATTTATAGCCCTCCATATGTAAATCAGTAAGGTCTGAATAAGAGAAAATctaataagaatatttatgaTGTCAAAAGTTGTATATGAGACATGAATGCTcgtttttataaatattttcaggttgtaagtaatttaataatgaaaaataattgaacaaTCATCATGAATCGTGCATACTAGGTTTCAGAACATGACGGACCATGGGCGTACTGAAAAAGCATGGATCTTGCCCATTCAAAGCGTTCATATAAAATTCCATTTTGCCCCTACATCACAAGAGTAATAAAGTTATTGAAAACTCCAAATTAATACAAACATTTTAAGCTTATTCTtacaatcaaattttaagagttttttttttatattttcactaaGATTTTCCATTTACGTTATCTGGGATTTTAATTCCTTGAAAAAGTATCTTAGGCcacaaattgcataaataaatcaattttaaaggATTGAAGTGCTAAAAAATGGTGTGGAAATTGATGGGGAAAAGTGGTCATGCTAAAAAGATTATAGGGTCACAGTgctttttcttgctttataGGAGGCTTATTGACAAATATGCATTTCGTTTGGGGGCAAAGTGAAATTTTCCCATAAATTAATCAGCTTCGTGGAGTCCTTGATCTCAAACATGGCGGAAAGCCGTCGCCCGTACACCGACGTGCTCCCAACTTTCTTCCTGATTTATAACTTCATGTTAGGtaagaattaatattaatttccaCGTCCATGGattctatatatttctctcaactgttgaaaaattacatcacctTTGAATTTGAACATGGAGAAATCACAATCTCGCAGGCATCAGCACGCCGCCGGGCTCGACGGCTATTCCCCCCGCTTGTTCCGGAGCAAGAGCGGAAGTAAGGCGGTGGAGTACTCTTCACCTGCTAAAACGAATGCTTTGACGTCGACGAGATACTCCAGAACCTCCAAAAGGGTAGAAAATTCTCGGACTTCAGCGAAGAAAACACAGTGGAAGCAGGAGGCGGCTGACGCCATCGAAGACGGAGGTTTAGTTAGGTTTCTGCCGCGTACTATGAGCAAGATAGAGGTGCCAAGGAGAACGCGATCGGCTTCCACTTCTCCATCTGCATGGGCGTTGTCCCCCGGTAGGTCCTTGCCTTGTTCTTCTCCGGCGCCGGTGGCGATGGCTCCGGTGCCGAAGTCTCCGGCGAGCTACGAGAAATTGATGAAACAGGAAGTGAAAAGCGGTGGCGGGGGTGTGGGTGGGGTTCTGAAGTACTTCCGGCAGAAGAAAGTTTCGCCTTTATTGGAAGAAGAGTACCGCCGGTTCCGCGTGGCGTACAATAGGCTGTTGCAGTGGAGATTCGCGAATGCTCGAGCTGAGGCGTCAATGGCTGCCGTCAAGAGAGTGGCTCAGGTACTCATTTTTTGCTCAACTTCTCGATTTATGTACGTTGGTAGTTCCTATTTTGGACTGTctcagaaaattttttatctgaTCATCTTCAATATCAGAaagtacatataattttttaaataataataaaataaatataactaaaagtgtaatttatcattttaataattaaaatgtcaatgtaattaaaaataattaatattttgtcaacACTCGTTTAAATATTGCCATATCAATTATCATAATTCCATCAATAtgttaaaatgataaaataaaatttaattaaatattataagtcAACCACATGTTAACTTGATATACAACCACAAAACTTAATGTAACTTCAACTATcatatttgtgatttttttctttatatgtcGATTTGacataaaaacatataaactACAGTCATTTTTCTCGCAATTACTTTTTATCTCTATATTTTGTTGGCACCACTGGGACTCGTGGGAATAACTCTTAAGTAAGCACCAATACGGGTGGAAATACTTTTTTCTGCCcaaaataaagacaaatatgatatttttttaaatttaaggaCTAAAATGGATTAAGAATTTGAATGAATGAGTAGTAAATAAAGGAAGTTTGGTTGATGTGGGGTATTATGGAAATGCAGAAAAAGTTGTTGAATGTGTGGGCAAGAATTTCGATGATGAGAAACTTAATGATGGAGAAGCGAGTACTTATTCAGAAGCTCAAACGCCAACTCAAACTGTATCATGTAATGAACTCAGAAATGGGGTTGCTCAATGAGTGGTCGAGACTTGAGCCCAAGAACGTCGAGGCTGTCGGCAGAGTGGTCAGGAAACTATCCGCCATATCAATTTGCCTTCCTCTTCTCCAAAATGCTGAGGTACCTTATACTTTCTTCTCGCCTTCTTACtcatatatacacactcaCTTACCCCAAAACAATTTTATGTCCTGGCTCAATCGATAAGAATGGATGCTCTTTTATTAGTTACACCACTATCTCCTAAAgctttgaaaattatatttagtataattgACGTTTGTTCcgtccaaataaataaattttttaattcgtGGAATCTGCaaatatgaacaaaataaattttgaatgaaaattcatgtttacttggatttttattacgattcaatatatttgttaattcttgTTTCATATTGTTTTACTTAGGGAGATGTAATGTCTGTGTATGATGCCATGTCGATGGCCATGGGAGTGATGGAAGGTATCGAAGCAATGATTTTGGACATGCATTCACAGGTATTGTGATgattctatttcatttttaattgtgATGAGGACTAGGTTCTCTTATTTGAAATCCATAGTTGATCATggatgttatatttttaaaaaaaaaagggaagaaaatgaagaatgaTTTACCTCCGATGAGACACGGTAAAATTAGAAAgtatttgtaactttttaaataacaagaaggtatttataattatatcaaattttaaggaaagtgggtgtaatttattttaccttatatatataatgatgaaTGTTACATTATGTTGTGGAGATGATT
This region of Sesamum indicum cultivar Zhongzhi No. 13 linkage group LG4, S_indicum_v1.0, whole genome shotgun sequence genomic DNA includes:
- the LOC105160735 gene encoding QWRF motif-containing protein 7, whose protein sequence is MEKSQSRRHQHAAGLDGYSPRLFRSKSGSKAVEYSSPAKTNALTSTRYSRTSKRVENSRTSAKKTQWKQEAADAIEDGGLVRFLPRTMSKIEVPRRTRSASTSPSAWALSPGRSLPCSSPAPVAMAPVPKSPASYEKLMKQEVKSGGGGVGGVLKYFRQKKVSPLLEEEYRRFRVAYNRLLQWRFANARAEASMAAVKRVAQKKLLNVWARISMMRNLMMEKRVLIQKLKRQLKLYHVMNSEMGLLNEWSRLEPKNVEAVGRVVRKLSAISICLPLLQNAEGDVMSVYDAMSMAMGVMEGIEAMILDMHSQQQKQFFQELENRVSMVASLEVQEKSLRVHHIQLVQEVNG